A segment of the Gossypium hirsutum isolate 1008001.06 chromosome D10, Gossypium_hirsutum_v2.1, whole genome shotgun sequence genome:
gttcttgtgagcttcccgttatagctcttcggagcatcccaataggttgtgatcctacatgtgttgtggacacaccttagctcttatgagcatcccgatatatagctcttcatgagcttcccattaaattggctctttgtgagcttcccgatatggctcgcttgaacttcccgacaTATGGCTATCTAGAGTTTctcgattaatggctcttcggagctacccatTATAGACTCGCATGAGCTTCCCGAATatgactcttatgagcttcctattTTAGCCCAGATAAGCTTCCCGTTTATGTGGTTTTATAAGAACTCCTGGATATGAGTTGACAGATTTACCAtattgtacacttcgtgtgtacagctcatgtatccatcgatattttaaatgatttaacgggtaaagttctgatatgagatgATATGAATTCAAGATGAGTGACTATGAGAAATACTTGATATTCAAATATGTGATATGTACATATTCATTGGAAACTTGAAGTGATAAATGTATGTACGTGGAATACTAATAAGCTCATCCATATTTCTtggtatttatattaattacataaCTAACTTGTTTGATGAGGATGTATATGTGTTTAGGTTATTGATTTCATTGATTTGGGTGTACTATGTATGCTTACTTTAAATGAAcataattggtaagttaaattcctgttatacgaacttactaagcattaaatgcttactctattttatttcctctatttatagttctcggaagctcgtaaaggttggagcgGGTCAGAGCAAGATCACACTATACTTCAGCTCTTTTTGGTATATAATAGCAAGCTTTAATtaggatataatggcatgtataggttaaattggtcAAATGTTGGCATGCatatgttttggttgtaaatagccattggaatggcttgtaatggtcatgttttgatatatatatatggtattatcATGTTTGAGGTATGAATTTGATTATGCATTTATGCATTTGGTATCTAGGTAAGTATAAGTTTTGgaatgacataataataaattgtttattgGGGAGCCTAAGGGCATATTGATTGTATGTGTAAAATCTCAAGTTTAAGAGTTggttttggcttggtttaaatgtcttgaattggttggtgaatgtgttaaaatgttgatGTAGGTGGAATACTAATTTGGGTGAGACATAAGGCTtgaaaatggccttattttgtccacatgggcagagacacaggcatgtgtctcagtcgtgtgtgacacacggcctagcacatgggcatgtgtttcgaccgtgtgtcccctgcatcttaaaatttcaaaacaattgCTCAGCTAttttcacacgggcagagacatgggcatgtgtctcagttgtgtgtgtcacatggcctagcacactggcgtgtggcttggccgtgtgtccaAGTCAGTACACCCCTCAAATTGGATATGGGCTGGGAGACggttgtgtgcctcacatcgaatgcacATGGCCTAGAGCATgggcgtgtcacttggccgtgtgagccacacggcttggccacacggacgtgtgtcccttgcaactaagaaaaattttaaaatttcatgaaaaattctctgagttcccgatttagtcccgacttgtttctaacgcatACATTGGGGCCTCAAGGACCCATTTAAGGGATgatatgattgaatatgtttaattttgaatatgaatagtaaatgatacaAGTTATCTGTATTTGATAtgtaaactccgataatactCCGTAATCCTGTTCTGGCGATGgacatgggttaggggtgttacattgatttagaaatttctagtagtaaatgtcacaatagtacttatatgtggatacaaattaaaaggaatgataataaaattatcaatttgttacaatttagtacaattgaaacacatgttaaagtaaactagaagtttactaatacaaatgcatGTATTACTTGgcatgaccagttagaccatcctagatcatatacgatgcgaaaattaattgagaattcatatgaacattcgttaaagaactagaagattctttaatttaaagaactCTCATTAGTTgcttgttttcaatgaaaattgattcttaGACACTCACTagttaaagttgagatttaatttcttgcatttctaaaatgaatatgggcccattcatccaccatgtggatggttttgatattatatgattttggtagatgcatctacaaaataaccacatgcgttatcaactcacaacctgtcgtttgcgagattgattgtttaaataattaattttagattatgcaattaaaacaattcatcttgttaatgttggtgagtttacatcccaaattttcaatgattattgcatgtcaattgaGATAAAAGTTGAATATcttgtagctcatgttcacataCAAAATGATTTAGATGAATTGTTTAccaaatgcctccaactaatagctaaatcattacttatgagaacaaaactttctatttcaacatgagattgtattgatttacatgttgtacgcatcaagctaataaattataaatactccctattacaattgatttttggtcatgagccaaatatttcccatcttacaatttttggatgtgcggtatatgttccaattgctccaccacaacacaCAAAGATGGGTCATAATAAGATATTgggaatgtatatttatatgagtctccttataatatttGAACTATTAATTCGAGATTTAGTTATGACATGAGTTGCCAGTTTTCCCAACTTTAGGGGGAGAGGATAAAAAGCTGGATtaataaagtacttgaaatgaattatcaatgtctaagatccttgtacaaagcaatgtgaaccagaagttcaacagatgattcattttacaaatcaaccgccagattcattaaatctcacataccaattgaaaatgctccaatacaaATTGATGTCCTAATAGGGCAAAatgttagtgcaaaagaaagtaatccatgcCTGAAGTGTGGAAGATCGGTCGGTTCTAAAtataaaaatcctcgtaaaaggaAAAAAGCAAACATTTAaaatggtcatatagtggaggcaggGGTTCCTGAAGAGACCcatgacataactaattataaaacttaagaaGAGATTCAGCTACctaaaagtgaaaattaaaatgatgaaaataaagagatctcaataagttatgtcaatacgaGAAAAAGATGGAACCGAAAAAAAATGTAGTTGTCGACAACAACTTTGCTTATAATATtgctattgaaataataaaagaaaatgaggatcatgagcctaaatctattgaggaatgtaaaaatagaaaagattgaaaaaaatgaaaagatgcaattcaagcagaattaaattcactttttaaacgtgaagtttttggacctgtagtccaaacacctaaaggtgtaaagccggtaggatataaatgggtatttgtatgaaaacaaaatgaaatttatgaagtcgtaagatataaagcttGACTTGTAGCGCAAAGATTTTCACAAAGGCCCGACATTGATTATAAAGAGACATATTTTCCTGTGGTGGATGtaatcacgtttagatatcttattagtatAGCAGTACATGAAAAACTTGgcatgcatctaatggatgttgttacatcctatttatatggtacacttgatagtgaaatttatatgaaaatccctgaaggatttaaaatcccaaaaaagatatagagtttatTGAGAAAATTGCTCGataagattaaagaaaagtttatatggattaaaacaatctggaTGTATGTGGTACAATCTTCTTAGTGAATACttgttaaaaaaaaaggttacaaaaatgatccaatttggccatgtgtctttataaaaaggtttggatcatATTTTGTGATAATTGATGTTTATGTTGacgatctaaatattattggaactcctaaagagcttcaaaatacagtaaattgtttaaagaaagaattcgagatgaaagatcttggaaaaacaaagttttatctTGGCTTACAAATCGAGtatttaaaagatgaaattcatgttcattaatcaacttatttagaaaagatattaaaaaatttacatggaTAAAACACACTCATTAAGTACTCCGATGGTTGTATGAtcattagatgtgaataaagatcaatttcgtccTTGCGAGGATggtgaagagtttcttggtcctgaagtaccatatTTAAGTGTCATAGGAGAATTGATGTATCTTATAAACAACACAATACCTGATATAACTTTCGCTGTAAACTTGTTAGtgagatttagttcttctccaataCGTAGACATTGGAAttgaattaaacatgtatttagatatctcagaggaactattgatatggggttattttattcaaatgattcaaaatccctattagttggcTATGTTGATGCTGGATACTTATTAGATTCACATAAAGTTCGATCTCAaataggatatttatttacatgtgggggTACTATCATATCATGGCGTTCAACAAAGTAAACATTAGTTGTTGCTTcttcaaatcatgcaaaaataattGCAGTGCATGAGGCAAGTtgagagtgtgtttggctaaggttattgacccaacatatccagaagatatgtaattttccTTTACAGGAAAAAAAtgccaactatcttatacgaagataatgcaacatgtatCAATTGAAAGGTGATTATATCAAAGGTgatagaacgaaacatatttcaccaaaattattcttcacccatgatcttgagaaaagaggtgatataaatattcaacaaattcgttctagtgagAATTTAACAAGTCTTTTTACTAAGacattgccaacttcaacatttgaaagactactacacaAAATTGGAATGCATcgactcaaagatgtaatgtaatgttgcCATTAGGGGGAGTTTAAAAACAAGTTGTACTATTTTCCTTTAACCAATGTTTTGTCCCATTAGGTTTTCCTagtaaaggtttttaacgagaCAACTTTTAAtagaagattgtgtactctttttccttcattaggttttttatCCCAcaaggtttttcctaataaggttttaacgaggcacattatctatcaatggacatccaagggggagcattatgaatatcttattaagtggatgtccatcatgatcaagataaagttttgatgtactttaaattctaatagttattagaattaaatctctacttcttttatacttcttatgcttataaatagaaactctgatgaagcattgtaatcatccctttgAATAATAAAGTATATTCTctgttgctttcatattttctttgttctttattctctctatctctctttattttataataaatagcCTTTAGTAGTTAGACACATTCAATCAAGTAAGATATAAGAAAAATCACTAATAAAAAGAATGGAGATTATTAACATTAATAAGATGgaagtatattaaaaaaaacgAAACATTATTATAATGAATCATTACTCTTAAATGTATTATTAATATAGTgtaaatatattttctatttatcATGAATCGTTATTATAATTGTTGTATGTTGTTTTgcctaatttttgttttttaatttaattgcttTTATAGTTCAAAAtttctatgttatttttaatagcttgatttatttatttatatttatttaatgtttaattggttttttagttaaatattgattttatatttaatttaatttttttatggaaacTAAAATTTAAGTAGTGATGTTGCGacaaaatttatttgttttataatgtTGTTTCTTTTAATGCTCTAAGTACATAGATAAGTAAATAtgtatagttttattattaactgtaatacattattattttttactttgtattttaatattttacttaatatttttttttttactaatgtGGCTATTAATGGGAAATCAACTTTTTTAGTAAGAATGAAACGGAGTAGGATGGATTAAAGGAAACAAATTAGGATCGATAAAAGGTAAAATTATCAGTCATTAATAGGTAATTAATCTTCTTGATTAGATATTCTAACCTtagtttcatataaatttttaatttagaaaaaatgttttaatagtaaataattttttgtttcgggaaaaatgttgaataatttttaaatttagaatattACAGCCGCGAGCCTTCTTTACTAATAATTGTTACAAGTACCAACATTATGAGTTATAACAAAAGACAAAAACTTACGATACGAGAAATTAGTACACAAATTTTATGCAGAAGGTGAATAacttttcctctttttattttccAGAGTTTGGGATGTTAAATCAAACACCATTAATTTCTCTCCTTTATCCCCCCCACCCCACCCTCAAACTTTTCTAGCAACAAAAAAGAATACATAAAATTAGTACATACGTTTTATGCAAACTCTTATAAAGACAGAACAGCAAAAACTTGACAAAGATCATATCAAATTGACCAGTAAATGAAGACGCTTAAAACCGTACGTGGAAGGCATTTGCATCCTTctcttttccctttctttttcctttcactCATAAGACATCAAATGGGGGCAACCCAAAAAGTGGCAGATGCTGATAATAACATCAATTAGATCGTATGGTTATTTAGATCTAATCCTTGTACTTCATTTCGGACATCTTGAAGCCAGGCATATCGAATGAGGATGAGAACTTCTCAACATCAACCTTCAGCTCTTGGATCTCCTTGTTGTTGTCCAACCCTTTGTTGAAGTCCTTCAAAAGCTTACCATATTGCTTTTGGATGTTCAAAGTGATTGTCACGGCTCGGTGGAGGAACTCGCCTATCTGTTCAAAGTCCTTCTCAACCAAACCCCTTGAAGTCATGGCAGGTGTACCTGTCATGCATACACATCTCGCATCAAATGACCGTATGAGATAAAAATTTGACCAGACTTGCAAGTGTTAGGTAATCTCTCACTCGCAAAGGATTCATTTTGGTACGCTAACTTACCAATTCGTACACCTCCCGGAGCCAAGGCACTGCTGTCACCAAAAACAGCATTCTTGTTAACAGTGATGTTGCAGAGGTCACAAAGCTTCTCAACCTTGTTGCCTGTTAGAACAATGATAGAAAAAGATGAGAATTCATCAAAGGCAATTGTTCAACAACCTTGAGGCCAAGTAATTCAACTGCCATACCAGTCAATCCAAGAGGTCGGAGATCCCAAAGAACAAGGTGGTTCTCAGTTCCACCAGTAACAAGCTGGTATCCCTTGCCCATCAGGTACTTTCCAAGGGCAACTGCATTGGCCTTCACTTGTTTAGCATATGCCTTGAACCCAGGTGTCATGGACTGTTTCAAGGCAACAGCCAGGGCACCAATCTGGTGATTGTGAGGACCACCCTGAAGGGAAGGGAAAACTGCAAAGTTGATCTTGTCTTCAAAGTCATACACTGCATCTTCAGGTTGGCCCTTCTTTGGTGGCTTTGGTCCCTTGCGGTAGAAAATCATACCAGCCCTAGGACCCCTCAAGCTCTTGTGGGTGGTGGTTGTGACAATGTCACAGAACTCAAAAGGATTGTTTGCCTCCTGCTCGAACAATAGAATCCGTAAAAATTAATGACTTGAAATTTAGTTAGTGCCCAAAGGAATCTAAAAAAGCAAAAACAATTACTCGAAGAACTTCATATACCAAATTAATGTTGAAATAGAGATTGTGCGGTGAACTTTCGAAAGGACCTAACAGCATTAGAAAAATTGGTTTAGATCCACTCAAATCCCCATTGTTAATACCAAAAGCATTATTAGAAACGAATTCGGACTGAACCACATTAAGATTTCTCAGATTTGGTTTATGTTTTAATGATAAAGCACTTCATTTCTGAAATAGATTCCACTATTAGATCTGCAAGACAGCTTAAACTTTTCACCCCacgagaaaagaaaaaagtactAAGTTGaacacattttattcaattttaattttcacaCCCTAAAAATGCACTGCATGTATGCATTAAAAGACAAGAGAATGAAGCCATAGACAgaccttgaattttttttataaactatgATTAATTTAATGCAAAATGAAGTCGCATCAAAACCCCAAATCCAAATGCTAAAGATCATACTAAATCACACAAATCCCAGATCCAatccataaaaattttaaaaacatataaacaattgAAATCCCAAATAAAAAACCCAGATCTCAAAGCCACCCATCAATAACATGtaagattaaagaaaaacaaaataagatCCAACTAAAATTACATACCTGAGCAGCAACAAGGCCACTAATGTGAGCCATATCACACAACAAGAGAGCACCACACTTGTCAGCAACGGCCCTGAACCTAGCGTAATCCCAGTCCCTAGGATACGCACTTCCACCGCAAATGATAAGCTTAGGCCTGAAATCCAACGCCTTCTCTTCCAACTTATCGTAGTCAATGTACCCCGTAGTGGAGTTCACCTTGTAAGGCAAACTCTCGAAGTAAATAGACGTAGCAGAAATCTTCTTCCCACCGGAGGTATAATACCCATGAGTCAAATGACCGCCTGAAGGCAAATCGAGTCCCATGATCCTATCATGAGGCTGGAGAACGGCCGTGTAAGCAGCGAAGTTGGCCGGGGAACCGGAGTAAGGCTGGACATTGACACCCCATTTGGTAGGGTCGAGGTGGAAAGCCTGGATAGCGCGAGATCTGCAGAGGTTCTCGATCTCATCAATGAATTCGTTTCCACCGTAGTAACGGTTACCAGGCATGCCCTCGGAGTATTTGTTGGTGAGGGCACTGCCGAGGGCTTCGATGACGGCGAAGGAAGTGAAGTTCTCGGAAGCGATGAGCTCGATGCCGCGGCATTGGCGACGCTTCTCTTTCTCGATGAGGTCATGGATTTCGGGATCGACGGAGTCGAGGGAGGAATTGCCCCAACTGCTTACTGGATCCATTGGATTTCAGAGAAAATGGAGAAATTGAAGGGAATTGGTAATGGGAGAAAATTGGTGAAGACAGATCGGGAAGTGTTTGTAGCTCTGCTTATAAAAGAGTGTGATGAAGATGTGAGAGTACCATtataccctttttcttttctgtGCCCGCTCGTGGTTGGTTGGTGATagttaaaacaaattttttatatattataattatttaggAATAATTTCAAATTTGGTACCTATACTTTCATAAACTGTTCAATTTGCTACTTCAGTTatcaatataaattttattatgatacatgtactttcataaaatatctaatgtgatacttattctttgaaaatatataatgtgatacttaaattatcaatatgtgttttattatagcATTTAGTGTTAACATGGTTAGTGAATTGCTAAACTAGTCAATAAAAATTCGATATGTAGAATTTCTTATTTCATATTATCAAGTCCGCATTAATAATACAACATTacgtgaaaaataaataaaataaaaaataactaaacatatagttaataaaaaagaagtaaatactaAACTTACATGAAATTACCTATACTTTCatgattaatgaaaaatattattttaaaatcaacaaaaatattatttcaaatggaAAACACTTTCGAGAAGTTAAGATGGTTGTAAGTTTAGCCATATGcttagttattttttaatttaaatataaacttttgttttatttagtttccTCGTAATGTTATATTATTCATGTGAATTTGATgatttggaaaataatttttacGTGTTGAATTTTCATTGGTTGGTTTAGTAATGCACTAACGGTGTTAACAccaagggtgggtttggatggacggtgtagtgcgtttagcttattttttgtctATACTATAGTATCGCtacaatatttaatattatcaCCACGGTTATTTTCACTCCAACCGCAAGTAAACtcatcgcccatccaaactcaccccaAGCATCATAATAGAACATATAGTGATAGTTCAGATACCATATTGGACATTTTCAAAGTACATGTACCACATTAgacattttatgaaagtataGGTACCAAATGTGATATCCTTTCTAATTATTTGTTAGGTGTTTATGGTTAAAATATCTTGTTAGTCCCTGtattttgacaaaatttgagatttagtccatgtacttaaAAAGTTAGAAATTAAGCCTTTCAACTGTTTTAATTTAACATCTTAGTccaattattaaaatagtaagtatatatataaaattatattgtcGAATTAGCATATTGATTAAGTTGTCATCTCAGTCCAATTATTAAAAGTAGATTATGAGTGaacgaaaatattttatattaaaaatatatatattatatagacATGTTAACACATTATTATTAATTGGGTGGTTAGGGTCTTTTATATGTATCTATTAGTCTAAAGTTTGattatcaatttatgtttttcaaatgttttatttaaagattatataaaaatatgaagaaattaaaatactcttataataatattaattatcatttaagataagggtattttaataatttcacaactaAGTTGATGTCGAGTAAACTCGTAACATCAAATCAACTAGacactttatatgtatagacagtaagtatttttataataaaaaaattatcaatttaacatGTTGATTAAGTTGTCATCATGCGAGGTGTCATATGATTAATGAAAAATAAGTATATTAAGTTGAAAATTTAGAATAGAAATTACCGGTGATGATAATAATTAGACtacaatttttaaattgaaaaagtaatatgattgaatttttaactttaaaagtATAGAAACATTTTATACTCATAACCCTTCCAACCCTTAAACCAGATAAAAACTCACTTAAGCGCACTCGAATCCATATCATTATAGTTGTTGCAATAACAACAATGTCAACTAAGTAAAGGCTCAATCAATAGTATTTgtgctttaatttgatataatttgatacatctatttttttaataccaTTAGTTAATTCAAATAGTTGACAACCttaattattttggttaaaatttcTAGGTTGAGTTTTTTTCCTTAAAATACTCATTCTAACTTATCACATCGAAGTAGATTTTTTTGtgttataaaatatgtttttaagaaaaatacaCACTAGCATTTTAATTggaataattaaatatgttaactATTTGAATTAGCTAATATCATTGTAAAAGTAGAAATGCAAGTTATGTCAACTTAAAAGATAATGATTGAATCCTAAATGTTGGCATAGTAGAGGATCAATATTGCAATTTAACTATTATCTTATAATAGTTTATATCTATaatagtatatatacatatatatataagcacgagtttaggaaaaaaatttaaactgagaagaatatcttttatttttctcatattagtaaattcatatttgaaaattattatttaatagaagTTGTGAAATTTACaggtgaaaaaaattaaaatttaaattacaattgttaattaaaaaagttgtgctaattttaaaacagagttattatttgaataaaactCTCAGTAAAATTGCAATAATTATAAgtatattttatagttattagtttaaaaaaatttaaataaacaaaagttgtgctaattttattaatgtaaaatagagttattactttttttaacatgaatctctatcatatttgttcttttttgacAAAATACCTAAAATTACTCATAACCcctcccaacccttaaataggaatATAATGTGTTTCAGCGCATTTGAACTTATGTCATCCTacactgatacgagtcacaaatgccttagatgcgtacatgaaagaaagagaaaatcaagattcattttcttgttttcaagaaaatcaaaaaaccgaatcttggcccaattttgctgtttagagcgatttcaagaatcaagaaaatcaagatttcaaatcttggaaatcttggtccaataaaccgaatcttgcagccaaagcacattggatctccgttacgagcatcaacgagccaatttcggtaggagatggactacaagccaaagttcttgaaggcaaggcccaataagaggattccaaacccaaccaagaagtcaaaccatacttagttgaaaatcaggccaaattgttaaagtgacccaatttgtaaaaattttaattgtttaatttaatttttagactttaggagtattatatgtaaaaattcggcccaagcagcccattagaatgccttggccgaatttccctcttaaatttgttaattaggtttttttaaagttttcctaatgagattaggaaatagttataaggcctatttataggcatggccggccacccttgttacacattacaattacattgaaaatttcagttTTTGCTGAGTATCAAATTCTCttagagttttctccaagaattctctcttgagtttctttggaagtagttttaacaatctttttgattgtgggagccatcttcaaccttcttcttgtcattgttcttcattggaggggagattagagccgtttgaagggagttgtgaaatctttatcgatttcaaggcttcttaggacttttctttattcttttgctgttcattcttctttattaaattctgcttgtgccgttttgttgaataatttgggattaattgttcttgttttgtttcagccattccaaacttcaagatctgattcggcacttccttggacataaagaaacatttttgattcacaaaaatccccatttttcttgccgtccaatccctagaactAGTGTTCATTGATTTCGCAatctgtttttaatttagttgctgttttgtgttctttgatagtttcggctgattggaagttaatcttggggcttaatttcgtgttcttggcttccaagaacatctattcataagtgttttgattcttcactgttctttattgatttggggatttttagtttccagatctaattgattctaattaagttttgttgtttcgtttcagatccaaacttttagagttttcgtaggagtttcccgtgacttgacaactcgatcttggtccgcgcgcaaccccctatcatttggtatcagatttatggcgttttgggtgttcttggttgatttctaaactgatctctattttttaaactacaaatagcagttttacccagaaaaattttccgaaaaaaattcatttgagtgggtaaactaTCATACACTAGCAACAATATTGACAtcaattgagttaagactcaatcggtaaaataaagttattacttgaatagaGTTCTAAACatcttaattatcatttaattaatattagagttaattatgttaattttttttattttgaataatgttactTTACATTAATTACATAAAGCAAACTATTTTGTatgttgaatatgttaaatatgctttgattattatttgaaaatttcctattataataattgaattgataatatattttatttatattcaataatttaaataaaaatattattttatgctaactattac
Coding sequences within it:
- the LOC121222201 gene encoding serine hydroxymethyltransferase 4, which codes for MDPVSSWGNSSLDSVDPEIHDLIEKEKRRQCRGIELIASENFTSFAVIEALGSALTNKYSEGMPGNRYYGGNEFIDEIENLCRSRAIQAFHLDPTKWGVNVQPYSGSPANFAAYTAVLQPHDRIMGLDLPSGGHLTHGYYTSGGKKISATSIYFESLPYKVNSTTGYIDYDKLEEKALDFRPKLIICGGSAYPRDWDYARFRAVADKCGALLLCDMAHISGLVAAQEANNPFEFCDIVTTTTHKSLRGPRAGMIFYRKGPKPPKKGQPEDAVYDFEDKINFAVFPSLQGGPHNHQIGALAVALKQSMTPGFKAYAKQVKANAVALGKYLMGKGYQLVTGGTENHLVLWDLRPLGLTGNKVEKLCDLCNITVNKNAVFGDSSALAPGGVRIGTPAMTSRGLVEKDFEQIGEFLHRAVTITLNIQKQYGKLLKDFNKGLDNNKEIQELKVDVEKFSSSFDMPGFKMSEMKYKD